The segment gcatagttgtagaacaataatttgccagttgtgtaaactttctaaaaggtttaaatccactataaataacctcttttgtgcttgagaggacgaggcatacccacctaggtccagtggagcctaaagtgcagaggggtttggtctttgaccatccctgttcgttggccaaggatgattggactacttgaggatttggaaagtcttttggttttccaatctgtggttttgggaaccaacacaagatgagatcaacatactagcaCCGAAGACAGTGACCAAGTGCTTTCAACTAGAACTAAGAgtagaggagaagctaaagagaaagaatgatcaTAATAAAAGAGGTAGAGGGGGCAAAAACTTCAGAGGCATAGGCCCTATGAATGGTAGAGGATAGAGTCCTAGGCCACAAGGAGAGGCTAATAAAGAAAGTCAacatggagatggtaacacaagagggggtttCAGAGGAACAAGACACAATCATAGAGGTAAATTTTGTGGAAGAAGCTCAGAGCCTTTCAAATGCTACAACtgcaatcaagtaggtcataccgCAACTAAGTACTGTGAGATGACCGGATCAAGCTCCCAAGGGGAGAGGATaacacatttggttcaagacactGATTATCAGAGTGTCAAATCACCTGATTCCTATGCACTTTTAGAGAGAGATGAAgccttgatgataaggagaaaattgttgaaggtaccaagcaatattgaacctccacaaaggaagacactcttccAGACCACATGCAAAGAAGGAgtcaaggtatgtaaggttataatagattcaggTTCAACTGAAAATTTTtgtatccttagaaatggtagagaaactaaaattgagaagaatttctcatccatttccatataaagtttcttggcttactaaaggaaaacaaaCCTCGGTAGAGGAGaaatcatgggttgaatttcaaataggagcatacaaagacaaaattctATTTGATGTTGTTGAGATGGATGCCTGTCATCTTCTTTTTGGGAGGTCATCGTAATATGAACTCAAGGCccatcatgatggacacaagaacacctactccatcaccaaagatgaaaaggtgattgaattgatacccTTGCCTGATAatagtgaggattagaagaagaaGGAGGCCAAGAGcatgatcatggaaggaaaagagttcctcaaggcaatcaaggaagaaggAACACCTTGTTTTGCAATTATTTCAGTACCAAGGTAAAAAGAAGAGCCCACTACAGATggcaaggtagaaaagaaaagggtgacagTCCCTAAGGAGGTgaagaaaatgttgagcaaataccaggacatagttgcagaagagttgccaagaaccctaccaccaataagggagataagccATTGAATTGACTTCATTCCCggtgccaccttaccaaacaagtcagcctacaaaatgacttcccaacaaaatgaggaagttgcaagacagatccaagagttgcttgataaaAGTTTGATAGAGAAgagcttgagcccttgtgcagtctcGGTTCtcttagcaccaaagaaggagggaacatggagattatgcactgATTCCTGGGCCATTAACAAGATAAtcatcaggtatagattccctatgcctagaatagaagatttgcttgattgtttaggaggtgcaagatgttattccaagattgatttaaaaagtgaCTATCACCAATTAAGGATTAGGgcaggtgatgaatggaaaacttcttttaaaacaaatgaagggttgtatgagtggagggtgatgccatttgggttgtcaaatgtcCCTAGCACTTTCATGACACttatgaatgaggtgttgaaggagttcattggtaagtttgtcataatGTATCTAGATGAAATCCCAAtgtttagcaagacaaaggaggagcacctaaaacatttggatatggtcttgagaaggttgaatgaagagaaactaatgataaacatggaaaagtgtgtgtttttgtAGGAAGAACTAAattaccttgggtttgtgatttctagaggaaattATTAAATGGATGCTTataaagtgaatgccattctcacatggccaactcctagaacaattggtgatgtaaggaattttcatggcctagctaccttttataggaaCTTTATCATGAATTTTAGCCagatttgtgctcccatgttagagaccatcaGGGTGGACAAAAGTGCAATttttcatggaccaaggaggcagatgaaacatttgaaatgttgaagaaaaaggtatcccaGCAACCGGTTCTTACCTTACCTAATTTTGACAAAATCTTtcaaattgaatgtgatgcaagtcatttggCAATAGGTGTAGTAATCAACCAGGAAGGtagaccaattgcattttttagtgaaaagttgaatgatgctaaaaagaaatattcttcctatgatttggagatgtatgcattagttcaagcactaaagaagtggaggcactattttcttcctaaagagtttgttgtgtatacataCAATCAGACAttaagcttcctaaatagtcaggagaaattgagccataaacatatgaagtgggttgagtccattcacgcctatacctttacaatcaaacacaagaaaggtgtctcaaacaaagttgcagatgctcttagcAGGAGGGCACTAACAATTTCAGAAATCCAATTGGAGAGTGTaggagttgattccctcaagggtTTGTATGCTacagatgaagatttcaaagacatctacaaggtatgcattGAGTTTGGTAGCAggtatcatttagagtattctgattatttgattcaagatggtcttaTTTTCAAAGGATTCcagttatgcattcctaaatgttcaatgagggataacataattaaggagaagcatagtggttgcATGGGGGGACACTTTGGACTAGATAAAACTCTTGAGTTGCTGAGAAAATTTTATCACTGGCCTAAACTACAGACATATGTCAgaaaatttgtggattcatgtgtggtgtggCAAAAGGCCAAGGGACAACAACAAATAACATGACTATACCAGCCATTGCCCATttcttcaagaccttgggaaagtgtgatcatggactttgtgatgggtttgctaagaactcaaaaaggttttgacaatgtttttatggttgttgacaggtttagcaagatggcacatttcttgccatgcaagagcacaagtgatgctacataggttgcaaaccttttctttaatgaagttatgagaatacatggtttacccttgaacATTATGTTAGACAaagatgtgaaatttgtaggatatttttggaggactttatggaggaagttagACACAAACTTGTATTTTAGTTCAGAttatcatccccaaacggatggccaaacagatggccaaacaaaagtggtcaataggtcactcagaaacttgttaaggtgcctcactaagcagcatggtgaaaagtgagattccatcatctcccaagtagaatatgcctataatgactcTATTAATACGAGTACCGAAAGaagccctttccaaattgtctatggattgaatccaagaggtgtgctggaattgagaaacctaccctcaactgaacatatcattgcttgtggagaagaatttgcTAAAGGGATAAAGGAGATTCGTGACCAAGTTAGGATGCAATTGTAGAGAAGTACAAAGAAGTACATGGAGGAGGCTGacagaagaaagagagatgtgcagttccaagttggagacatggtatgggcaaATCTGAAAAAAGAGATATTTCcaaaaggaaaacacacaaatctcatgatgagaaaggttggaccttgtcaaatactcaagaagtttgggaacaatgcatatgaaatccaattaccttcagATATAGGTATATCCTCAATCTTTAATATTGCAGATCTGACACCATTCAAAGGTACAATGCAGGAAGATGGTACATTCCCAATGGAAAATGTTGTAGACAAACTGAAAGAATTTCCAAGTCAAGGGCCACCCAAACTTGAAAGGATATTGGACACCAATATTGTGAAGAAAAATAGGAATAAGGTCTACAAATaataccttgtcaagtggcaagTACTCCCTGAGGTAGATGCAATATGGATGGATGAATACCAGATGGAGAGACATGGGACTACATTGcaggaactcatctcaagtggactagTTGAGATTCAACcacccagggagtatggtgcaggagcacccaaagacataAATGAAGTCTAcaagagtctaatatcacccatgaggtgaaaatgatcatatgtaataggttgataggtttgtgaatcaataagacccaattgatgtaaggcattgtcatggttgcattctataagccaccatggacaaatgaccacgtgggtcagtaggagtctaggaatGAGTCAAGGAAATAAATATTGGTCTAAAAAACATTAGACCAATCCTTAgaataggtcgaatacaccttggagttgccaaatttgaaaattgcaagttgacaacttttgttgtcattgcaaaatgttataAAAAGGGGTAACTAATTGTTGGtatgattgttggcattgcatgaagattgcattgatgaagtatagtgttgtcattgatgtcaacagcagCTGGtattggagttgtattgcaactggtagtgatgcagtaGTACAACTAGTAGTAGAGCAGTGATGGAaattgttcaacccaacaataagaataataactctagttgaagcctcaacccgaagtttggacattcatttggtaaagtcactattttcatagctagtgttcatttgattgtcaacccagggatgtaatacttgaaatgggtctgcactatatatgtacTAAGTTCCTGTGAcatctattctgcattactgcaacaactaacattatgtggaaaagataagcaagaattgaaactatagaaaggctacaggaaaacttccgcataaattcataaaagcaatactggataaattcaatgctgataaacataaattactcTGTTCTAGTCTGGCTGCAGTAACAGTCAGTGGATTTGTttccagtggttgtaggaacagtcaatgcaagaatgttTACTGCAACTAAGGAaataaaactaatcttaacaaatgcacatGAACACtccccaagtgggcccccttggatgagtgataccaggcttcccaaaaaTAACTCTAaaagctcagaataacatatttttattcatcgttcattggaagtcattacatgattcaatatgaaaagaaaactcaaaaatACTTAGGAAAAATCCTCTGCTTTGTTTCTCTTCTCTTTCTATCTAACCCTCaagaagataaagagcttattattaaaaagaaatgatctacaacaaacaacacaaatcatgccgaaaagaagaggtggataattgactgagaaaggagatagctggagttatgctgcaggaaatgcggatctaaaccgaaccacagtcataacatattgtggcggtatttacaacttcaatgtccacctaagttagacattggtagtatcgCTGATTGCTCCGCTGATGCCATTCCTTACACTTCTCAGCTTTTCTGTAATTTGATctttagtcatcttcttgagtatcctttccttCAACTGGCGTGAAAGGCGAACATCCactgcaacatcatttattccctgcactacaaaagaaataacatacaagaacatacatacacattttatttaatcaggacatctattaatttcacatatgatattgccctaaacaatcgacatggcaacatgaataaatcacatggctgcaggaataaatggcaaagataaaacatgatttaataggttcaggataacatatggaatacatatagtaaacttccaatacatcactactacttatgcaaatcaaaagatgacaaaaactcaagagttatgaggatagaaatatgacaatgtctcaactcatcatgccccccaactttaagagcttgttgatcctacaacaaaaggaaaatttttgattcTTGCACTAATTCTTagatcaccaatggttccttgtcctgttcctcctgaagctaaattccagtaaaatcctttcatcttttctagcCTGGACCATCTGGCTGATTCTTTTGTAACTGCTTCATAGGGTTGATCCAtagtcttacatcccaatagtggccacataagaataggaggttgaaagatcagtggtaaccagttattggtcttctctctgcccagttgtatatatttgggggctctttgcataaCTGCCTAATTTTTttgcagtgaatgaggttctccctgcttcaattcttctggtaagttattccagcactgagttaacccatctattgcagCTGCACTGTCATTCTGAACTAAATGCTTATATTCCTggtatatttcctccctcatttgaAGCACTagttttctaacatcatctcttaccagtaatttctgccattcataataaagaactcttggctcttttgcttccttcctcaatggtaatggacaatcaaattcaaaatctttgtatgctctggcttgtgcccccatgctgatctcattttgaatccatgaaattaaagcttttatatggatatcaccaatatataacaaaggattccactcactatatgagggtacaacatagttatgtaaataaaattcacataacaaatttttcATAGCTGTTGGAGAAGTTtggtaagcatcataaaattcctcaggggtttctaaagaggggctaaggtccctaaaaatacggttcaatttgaaatttaaatactgctcccttaaatgcagagcataaacccttggaggtgccctacattgcatcaattcggggaccatactagtgattgtttcaaccttagcctctaattcttcaattttgttatccctcttttcaatttctctttgttgtttgtcaataaccccttgcaatctagccctctttatttcccattgtctataaaatgttaacgcaatagataaactgcttagggatgatggaggtctaataggtgttaccttaggccatggAATCTCTTCAACAAGTTCCTCAAGCTGCTATGGAATCTCTCCAACAGGTTCCTCAAGCTGCTATGGAATCTCTCCAACAGGTTCCTCAAGCTACTCTGCTACATAAGCAAGATTTGATAGTTTATCTACATCACATTCTTCCTGGATTTCAACATCTGCAGGgctcccttcttctgatgtttccactgAAATAACCTTTGCCAGATCACTTGCTGGACGAGCCTTCTGGGTCCTACTCCGtattcttctcacataaacctttggagtggctgcagTAATGGTTTCTACTTGCGGCTCTGTTGTAGaagtttttctttttgacctacgcctcttggctgcaggagaaatttgagttgcatgaggctgaaccataggttcttcatccatttcatttatttccaattccttcccttttctcttagcaaatggtgaatctctttgaagagaagtggagggttgctccacatttgcctcaaccatctcttcttccataataACTGCAGCTCCTTCGGCAACGAGCAAATCATCCTCTGCAGAAACTACGAGAGAAGAGggttctgcaatattttcttcttcaattggtGGATCAtctgcaacaggagcatcttcaaccaTAAACTGCAATATGTCCTCAAATatcccccattccatctgtgaaacatctctaagtgaatgttctacaagcaatttaatcaACCCATGATGGCTGACAAAACGATTTCCATTCTTccatgtttctttggcacttgtagaacaaagattactttagtggtgaatattcgccaatggcaattTTTTCACGTCATCCAtgtcggaaatggcgaatattttgtaccgactgggggtggccatgtcgccggattattatcaatttctgtcaaattcacgacccgatcgccatatgtttctatgcgatgatttcgccaatacaataaatggtggacacatggtaaatttaattttttttcctacactctctgaggttgccttaatagatgatcTTAATTCACCTATAAGCATGTGAAGGTTTGTTAGCCAGGGGGATCCAATTTGCCCGACATCTTgccgatgcgtgtctccattcaccctaactttcgccaactatattgtgtttgccaattatttggatgacctataatcgcctcaaaaattacataattcgtatttggacgacctataatcacctcgaaatttacataagtcgtgttatagttatgcaggattcgccaaatatttgtataccatataaattccctcagaattcgccatataaggattggtataaatacatgcaaagattagatctatctcaacacaatctggtgggttctaggctctgaattctgatcaatagtgaagtttcagaccaaggaaaatcattgttgttgactgcattggcgactgctagtgagctaaaggtgagtgatcatatttttgaagtggtatattatacattatagtctattttttattaaagtaaaagcaggttttgaaggggccccgaaaccctttacaaaatgaccttacaagataaaagcattaagaaaccaggAGGAACATACTTTAGGAAAACCAACAAAATTACTAGAAAAACTAGCAAAAGCCCCAAAAAACAAGCATAAACCAGCCAGACCAaacaaaaggaactaatttatgtttttcagggcattagctaaGTTAATGCTAATCCCATACatgtctttgatattatccctaagattagggatttccttagcagaCACAGCAACAACTTTCTTAACACTCGCTCTAGTTCTCTTTGCAGCTCCACCAAGTGTACCTTCCCCACTTCCAATCTTGATTGCATCTTCATCTATGTTGAGGTCCACTACTGGTTTGGGAGAACTAGAGTTATCAAGGACCTTTGAGATATCCTATAGGTTCTTTGTAATAGTAGACAAGATATTCGGGATCATACCCAATAGGTTTTTCatcgccactttcccttcttctagatagtcaatctgagctgccatttttttaacttttccctccatgtcctgcttccattgcttctgattcctgtcatcttccttccttttctcatccatctgtttcccatttttttccaggttcttcaatagttcatatgtccatctgtcataacccaatctagcctcagtgagttttttaaggttatccaggaataacccttctccaacgctctccttatcctcactcaaactatccttagccatttccttctcaggttccttgttcttctccctctcaaAATTCATATCTTTTTCCTCAATATCCTTATCATCCTTATCTACCATAGGCTGGCTGTTGTCGttgcctaagctagcactgtgaATTGGACTATCATTGTTAGACTCGTTCTCACCTTTTTCTTCCTCtgcacccacatcctcatctttccaactttcctcaccctctgactcatcCATTTCCATTTCACTGCCCTCTTTTCCAGTTTCCTCTGTATCATTCTTTTCATCATGGGCTTTCATCCCAGTGGCGCTCTTGCTTTTTTTGCTCGAAGTAGCCTCCTTCTTGTTGGGTTCGCCTTCCTCCAACTTTCTCTTGGCTTTCCCTGGAGAAGCGGACAACCTCTTATTTTCCTACGTGGCAAggattttacagtgctcataaataaGCAAAATGAGCCCACAATGGAGAATCGGGTTCGAGGGATTCTTGCtgtgtttattgagagacctagacagggacctgaagagatagtagggtagggaaacccttttctcatgcctgaagtggtttaataacacaaagtgataagtgtgggccctagAAAAGTGGCCCTCAATGGTTATGTATTCCATGATGGCATTCAAAACCCAACCCCatattttcttgatgttggaggcttcATAATAACCCCCAGTGGCTTTTCtaattttagccctctccttttccttatgCCGGAAAAGATTTACCGCATTCTTGGAAACTTTAAGATCTataaaaaaattgagccctgagtggGGCATGCCTATCACAGTCGCGATGAGGCTCGtgtccaatttgaacctcacaccatagattttaaaagactcattactccaattttcagttattttggagactacgagatttaccctacctttgtcataatcaaCCAACTTCTCCATGAAACTCAttagggaccctttttccagcttcgccCAAACTTTCGGCATATCCTTCCATCTGGAAgtgttgtctggttcctccctccttaaatcacctcccatattcaatttcaaactTTCACCTCTGTTCTTCTACAAACTCAAAGCTTTCTTCccgttgtctctcaaaattttgaaaaagatgacccacaaagtgtgcagagtgttattatatttgattgggattctgccactttgccaagtaatcattacctttctatCAATGCATAAATTACTCATATTAGCTGTCATAATTATGCggtccttctttccccataaatctatcctttccgaggagctctttaatactcatattaatatcttccccatgccaaattgtTTGAGATTCAGAATTAACGCCTAGGTTCGCTAGACAATCTGCCACCATATTtctctctctaaaggcatgttctatTATTATAACTtcaaaactagcaataatttccctagctttcaaaattatgttttctatagaccacgatggctcagtttcccccttcaagcacttaataatattaagtgagtctccctccagccataatttatcatgatttaggttcttagcaataatTAGAGTATTCAGCACAActgaggcttcaacataatgactggtttgactccccaaagggccagcaactgccacaaggcaacttccagcaaaattcctgacaatgcccccataaccagctttacccggactccccttagaagccccatcaaagttggcctttatccatccctgagGTAGAAAAATCCAAGCAAGACCTTCtctacccttctccttactagatttggtagtagaaaggttccacctgtcattaaagtcttctttagcaac is part of the Cryptomeria japonica chromosome 10, Sugi_1.0, whole genome shotgun sequence genome and harbors:
- the LOC131858955 gene encoding uncharacterized protein LOC131858955, coding for MCKHTCLTPLGNPTEPPIDIVEYEVHQMPRVGDETTSARAYVGESLGAKDETVLLVNGRRLCLYYKSATKEEFLQEFAQKDETKVPAATDKVPAATDQENKRLSASPGKAKRKLEEGEPNKKEATSSKKSKSATGMKAHDEKNDTEETGKEGSEMEMDESEGEESWKDEDVGAEEEKGENESNNDSPIHSASLGNDNSQPMMEWGIFEDILQFMVEDAPVADDPPIEEENIAEPSSLVVSAEDDLLVAEGAAVIMEEEMVEGINDVAVDVRLSRQLKERILKKMTKDQITEKLRSVRNGISGAISDTTNPIPPFEDDRALGQGRRRRLDKGGRGFGGGGVGGGGADGGGFGRGGGGGGGGGSGGGGFGDGGRFGGGGGGGGWLQRRGKVEAQLEERDAEIAARDVHLFAWEAKLTVVV